The Peribacillus simplex genome contains a region encoding:
- a CDS encoding FtsB family cell division protein: MSSLRKRKVAKMENPYVAQQEKKVQTVEKKKRGLMRRLTLYSVFAAVFLIFAVSTLITQNVALDEKVKQKEELKGKLAELKKDETLLKEEIVKLNDDDYIAKIARRDYFLSEKGEIIFTLPKGKEDSD, from the coding sequence ATGAGTAGCCTGCGTAAAAGGAAAGTGGCAAAAATGGAAAATCCCTACGTCGCTCAACAAGAGAAAAAAGTACAAACCGTAGAAAAAAAGAAGCGTGGTCTAATGCGTAGATTAACTCTTTACTCAGTTTTCGCCGCTGTCTTTTTGATTTTTGCCGTTTCCACCCTCATAACGCAAAATGTTGCACTGGATGAGAAAGTTAAACAAAAGGAAGAATTGAAGGGAAAGTTAGCTGAATTGAAAAAAGACGAGACCCTTCTTAAAGAAGAAATCGTAAAGCTTAATGATGACGACTATATAGCGAAAATAGCCAGACGGGATTATTTCTTATCTGAAAAAGGTGAAATCATTTTTACCCTTCCAAAAGGGAAGGAAGATAGTGACTAA
- the yabP gene encoding sporulation protein YabP — protein MSQYIDPNAGYTKGTTQEHDVTMKGRRLLDITGVKQVESFDNEEFLLETSMGFLSIRGQNLQMKNLDVDKGIVSIKGKIFDLVYLDEQSGEKAKGFFGKLFK, from the coding sequence ATGAGCCAATATATTGATCCGAATGCTGGTTACACAAAGGGAACGACCCAAGAGCATGATGTAACGATGAAAGGCCGCCGTTTACTTGATATTACCGGTGTCAAACAAGTTGAAAGTTTCGATAATGAAGAATTTCTGCTCGAAACGTCAATGGGTTTCTTATCTATCCGGGGCCAAAACTTGCAAATGAAGAATTTAGACGTTGATAAAGGCATCGTTTCCATTAAGGGAAAGATTTTTGACCTTGTTTATTTAGATGAGCAATCAGGGGAGAAAGCTAAAGGCTTCTTTGGCAAATTGTTCAAATGA
- the yabQ gene encoding spore cortex biosynthesis protein YabQ, whose product MTLTIQFYTLLAMIGMGSGFGAALDTYSRFLNRSERKRWIVFIHDFLFWIIQGLLIFYVLFLVNEGEFRLYLFLALLCGFSAYQALFKGFYQRLLEFLIILVIKLARFIANSVHMLIFLPIKWVIVSVVAIIIGIGKFVLALLKWAGKILLFILTIFWRPLKWILTYVWNLLPVFVTKNVGKFYNKGKGILLKIKNSIFRTLNGWRNKKK is encoded by the coding sequence ATGACCTTAACGATCCAATTTTATACGTTGCTTGCGATGATAGGCATGGGCAGTGGCTTTGGGGCTGCCCTGGATACGTATAGCCGGTTCCTGAATCGTTCAGAAAGGAAAAGGTGGATTGTATTCATCCATGACTTCCTTTTCTGGATCATTCAGGGTCTCCTTATTTTTTATGTTTTGTTTTTAGTGAATGAGGGAGAGTTTCGCCTCTATTTATTTTTGGCCTTATTATGCGGTTTTTCAGCTTATCAAGCACTTTTCAAAGGTTTCTATCAACGTTTATTAGAGTTTCTGATAATACTTGTGATAAAGTTGGCGAGATTTATAGCGAATTCGGTTCACATGCTGATATTTCTACCGATAAAATGGGTAATAGTATCTGTAGTGGCCATCATCATCGGAATAGGTAAGTTCGTTTTGGCATTATTAAAATGGGCGGGGAAAATACTTCTCTTTATTTTGACTATATTCTGGAGACCACTAAAGTGGATTCTGACTTATGTATGGAATTTATTGCCGGTTTTTGTTACGAAAAACGTCGGGAAGTTTTATAATAAAGGAAAAGGGATTTTATTGAAAATAAAGAATTCTATATTTAGAACGCTAAATGGATGGAGAAATAAAAAGAAATGA
- a CDS encoding S1 domain-containing RNA-binding protein, translating into MSIEVGSKLQGKVTGITNFGAFVELPQGSTGLVHISEVADNYVKDINDHLKVGDTVEVKVINVKDGKIGLSIKKAIDRPEGEQKPAYTPRPRQGRGNDSRSKDFRSKGNGFQPKENFEQKMAKFLKDSEDRLTTLKRSTETKRGGRGGRRG; encoded by the coding sequence ATGTCAATCGAAGTAGGCAGCAAGTTACAAGGTAAAGTAACAGGCATAACTAATTTTGGTGCATTTGTAGAGCTACCTCAAGGTTCAACCGGTCTTGTCCATATCAGTGAAGTAGCTGATAACTATGTCAAGGATATCAATGATCATTTAAAAGTGGGCGATACAGTTGAGGTGAAAGTCATCAACGTTAAAGATGGCAAGATTGGCTTGTCCATAAAAAAAGCGATAGACCGTCCTGAAGGTGAGCAAAAACCTGCATACACACCACGTCCGCGCCAAGGAAGAGGGAATGACAGCCGTTCCAAAGACTTCCGCTCGAAAGGTAATGGTTTCCAACCTAAAGAAAACTTTGAGCAAAAAATGGCTAAATTCTTAAAAGATAGCGAAGACCGCTTAACGACCCTTAAACGTAGCACCGAAACGAAACGGGGAGGTCGAGGAGGAAGACGCGGATAA